ACGATGAAAATCTTGAAAAATCTTTTCGAGCATGGATAGGTCGAATAGCGGCCAATATTTCCATTGATTTTTTACGAAGTAAGAAGCAACTTTATTCGGTTGAAGATCTGGGAGAAGGTGACATGCACACACCAGCGGTTCAACTGGAAAGTCGTTTGGAAGTCAATGAGATTATGCGGCTGTTGGATCAGCTTCCTGACATCCAAAAAACTATTTTTAATCTCTATGAAATTGAGGGTTATTCACACGATGAAATTGCCCAAATGCTTAATATACCTGATAGTACTTCACGTACTTATCTGACTCGAGCGAAGCAAAAACTTAGGAAATTATACTTGAATTATACAGGCGTAGTTCAAGAAATAAGATAAATATTGTTGTTACGATGAAAGACAATAAGAAAAAGGAATTGATAGATGAGATCATTGGACAATTAAAAGACCATGAACTTCCTTATAAAGAAGGTTCGTGGGAAAAATTTGCTTCATCATATGACTCAATACCGCAGCGTCCGCCGAATTGGAAGTATTGGAGCGCAGCGGCTGCCTTACTCGTGTTTGCTGGTGTTGGCTATTGGGGCATGAATAACGATACGCCTAAGGATGCGCCGGCTGTGGTCATAGTAAAGAATCAGCCAACTGATGTTGTGATCGGAAATAATAAGGATTTGAAAGAGTCCATGCAACGTTCGCTGTCGGATGCTATTCGTGATGATGATTTAGTCAGCGAGAAATTATTCCGAACGACACCGTTTGCCTACGCAGGAGTGGCAAACCATCCAGTTCAACATAGCGACAATAAGCGTGTAATATTAAGTTCTGGACGGCTAATGCCAGCTACTGATTTAACTTTTTCGAAGGAAATTGCCAGCCTACAATCAATCCCGTTAAAGAATAGTAA
The genomic region above belongs to Sphingobacterium zeae and contains:
- a CDS encoding RNA polymerase sigma factor, with product MGIIRSYFYNKKLSSLDDALARCLLDREDGKAFVYKKYYGYLMAIIIRYVKQDVDAEELVNESFVRVFRKLESFNRNIDDENLEKSFRAWIGRIAANISIDFLRSKKQLYSVEDLGEGDMHTPAVQLESRLEVNEIMRLLDQLPDIQKTIFNLYEIEGYSHDEIAQMLNIPDSTSRTYLTRAKQKLRKLYLNYTGVVQEIR